The nucleotide sequence GGCCGACCTCGCCGGCGTGCTCGCCACGATCATCCTCATCCTCGCGATCGGCATCCTCATCGAGCTCGTCTTCTTCGGGCCCTTGGAGCGACGGATGCTGAAGCGTCGCGGCCTGCTCATCACGGGAGGCGCCCGATGACCGGCAAGGTGTGGCTCGTCGGGGCCGGACCCGGCGACGCGGGGCTGCTCACCGTGAAGGGGCTGCGCGCCCTCGAGGCGGCCGACGTCATCGTCGCCGACCGGCTCGGCGCGCGCGCCGTGCTCGATGGCCTGAGGGCCGACGGCGTGGAGCTCCGCGCCGAGATCGTCGACGTGGGCAAGCGCCCCGGCCACCACGCCGTGCCCCAGGACGCCATCAACGCCCTGCTCGTGCACCTCGGCCAGGAGGACAAGACCGTCGTCCGGCTCAAAGGCGGTGACCCCTACGTCTTCGGCCGCGGCGGCGAAGAGCTCCACGCGTGCCAGGAGGCGGGAGTGGCCGTCGAGGTCGTGCCCGGCATCACCAGCGCCATCTCGGTGCCCGCGATCGCCGGCATCCCGCTCACCCACCGCGGCGTCGCGACGGCCTTCACCGTCGCGACCGCCCACGACCAGATCGAAGCCCTCGGCGGCGGCCGCGACCACACCGTCGTGCTGCTCATGGGCATCGGCACGCTCGCCAACTCCGCGATCACGCTGGCGCGCGGCGCGCGCGGCGCGGACTGCCCGGTCGCGGTCGTGGAGGACGGCTACGGACCCCGCCAGCGGGTCACGGTCGGCACACTCGCGACCATCGCGCACCAGGCCGCGGAACGAGGCATCCGTTCCCCCGCCGTCGTGGTGGTCGGCGACGTCGTGCGGCTCAGCCCGTACGCGCCCGCGGAACTCGCGACCCTCGATCTCTCCCAGTACGACCCCCTCACCCCGCCGCGGCGCACCTGACCCGGCCGCCCCCGCGAACCTCCTCCTGACCCGAAAGACACCACTGTGACTTCTTCGAGCCTCCAGAACCTCCGCGTCGCCATCGTCGGCGCCGGTCCCGCCGGCATCTACGCGGGCAACATCCTCACGAACTCCGTGGTCGAGGCGGGCGGTACCGTCGCCATCGACCTGTTCGAATCGCTGCCGGCGCCCTACGGTCTTATCCGCTATGGCGTCGCGCCCGATCACCCCCGCATCAAGGGCATCGTCAACTCGCTCCACGAGATGCTCGATGCCGGCACCACGCGGTTCATCGGCAATGTCGAGGTCGGCCGCGACATCTCGATCGACGAGCTTCAGGAGCGCTACGACGCCGTGATCCTCGCCACCGGCGCGATCCGCGACGCCGCGCTCGACATCCCCGGCATCGACCTGCCCGGCTCGTACGGCGCCGCCGACTTCGTGGCGTGGTTCGACGGCCACCCCGACGTGCCCACCGATTGGACCCTCGACCAGCCCGAGGTCGCCGTCATCGGCAACGGCAACGTCGCCCTCGACGTCGCCCGCATCCTCGCCAAGCACGCCGTGGACCTCCGCTCGACCGAGATCGCCGACAACGTCCTCGCGGGCCTCGAGGCGTCGGCGGTCACCGACGTGCACGTCTTCGGCCGCCGCGGCCCTGCCGACATCAAGTTCACGCCGATCGAGCTGCGCGAGCTCGGCGAGGTGCCGAACGTCGACATCGTCGTGAGCGACGAGGACTTCGCCTACCTCGAGGGATTCACGCCCGCCAACAACCAGCTCAAGGTCATGCTCCGCATCCTCGAGAGCTGGCGCACGCGCGAGCCCTCCGGCGCGAGCCGCCGCCTGCACCTGCACTTCTACCACTCGCCCGTCGAGGTGCTCGGCGACGGCAGGGTCGAGGGCCTCCGCTTCGAGCGCACCGAGCCCGTCGAG is from Microbacterium sp. LWH3-1.2 and encodes:
- the cobA gene encoding uroporphyrinogen-III C-methyltransferase — encoded protein: MTGKVWLVGAGPGDAGLLTVKGLRALEAADVIVADRLGARAVLDGLRADGVELRAEIVDVGKRPGHHAVPQDAINALLVHLGQEDKTVVRLKGGDPYVFGRGGEELHACQEAGVAVEVVPGITSAISVPAIAGIPLTHRGVATAFTVATAHDQIEALGGGRDHTVVLLMGIGTLANSAITLARGARGADCPVAVVEDGYGPRQRVTVGTLATIAHQAAERGIRSPAVVVVGDVVRLSPYAPAELATLDLSQYDPLTPPRRT
- a CDS encoding FAD-dependent oxidoreductase, whose translation is MTSSSLQNLRVAIVGAGPAGIYAGNILTNSVVEAGGTVAIDLFESLPAPYGLIRYGVAPDHPRIKGIVNSLHEMLDAGTTRFIGNVEVGRDISIDELQERYDAVILATGAIRDAALDIPGIDLPGSYGAADFVAWFDGHPDVPTDWTLDQPEVAVIGNGNVALDVARILAKHAVDLRSTEIADNVLAGLEASAVTDVHVFGRRGPADIKFTPIELRELGEVPNVDIVVSDEDFAYLEGFTPANNQLKVMLRILESWRTREPSGASRRLHLHFYHSPVEVLGDGRVEGLRFERTEPVEGGRVRGTGEFREYPVQQVYRAVGYYGTPVIDAPFDDKAGVVSNVEGRVKDAATTGDVDAPVIAGLYATGWIKRGPVGLIGHTKSDAMETIAHLVSDVEAGCLSAPTVHGDVLELLEERDVAFTTWDGWLALDAHERDLGANHLHTRERVKVVPRDEQVAISRGALVK